The window ATTATGGGTCAATTGATTGTTTTGCAATTTCCCCTCAAGTACAGATCTACCTCCTAAGTCATAAATTGAAAAAGCGGCATCAGCGGCAAGATCTCCCGAGAAGCTAACAACGCCATTGGATGGGTTAGGATACATTCTCAACACTTGTTTGTTTACTGGTTTTATGGATGCTGTTGCTGGATTGAAAACAAATAACTCTTTGCCATCACTGCCGTTATCACCTTCCATATAAATCAAACCGTCCAACAAGACTAAATCGTCTATATCGATAATTGTGTTATCTATTTGACGAGTGGTAATGCCGTCTGTTCTGAATAGATTTCCACTAGTATCATCGCTGTCCTCACCACGGTAGTACACCACGTTTCCAACGGTCACGTAATCAGAAGGATCATGATTAGCATTAGTTCCTGAATTTGTGCTTATTTGAGTGATCACACCAGATGCCGTATCTAGTATCCATAATTGGTCACCTGCACCATTATCTCCTTCAAATAGTAAATCGTTGTTAAAGTTATAGATATTATTAACTCCATTCATACCTAAGGTCGCGGCAGCTGGAACTTCAATAGTGTTATTTTCGGTGCCGTCTGACTGCCATAGATCACCTTGAGCTTCAAAATAAAGAAGATTATTTGCCACTGTGAATCCTGAAATCCCAGAGTTTGCATTCCCTGATGCAATATCTTTAATTAATGTAAAGGTGTCGGTTGCTGGATTGTAAGAATACAGTTCACGACCGAAAGCAGGTTCGTCCACTGTTGTCTCCATGTATAGATAAAGTAGGCCATTGTATGCTGCAATTTCTGAAACTGTTGTTATCTCACCGTTGCCAGAGGAATTAGGAGCAATTTGAGCTGGGTTTGTCCCATCCCATTCTGTCAACTGGTTGTTGC of the Nonlabens marinus S1-08 genome contains:
- a CDS encoding T9SS type A sorting domain-containing protein, encoding MKTLYTLLFSIASIVAAGAQAPTQIIDINPGSGNSAPTNITVFNGSLFFSADDTSGTNSGGVDVSREPWISDGTATGTSLLKDINPGTGSSSPFNVFQFNNELYFTANDGDSELWKTDLTEAGTVKVDLFPSVAGDVPNNAIVFNDVVYLTTNQADGNNQLTEWDGTNPAQIAPNSSGNGEITTVSEIAAYNGLLYLYMETTVDEPAFGRELYSYNPATDTFTLIKDIASGNANSGISGFTVANNLLYFEAQGDLWQSDGTENNTIEVPAAATLGMNGVNNIYNFNNDLLFEGDNGAGDQLWILDTASGVITQISTNSGTNANHDPSDYVTVGNVVYYRGEDSDDTSGNLFRTDGITTRQIDNTIIDIDDLVLLDGLIYMEGDNGSDGKELFVFNPATASIKPVNKQVLRMYPNPSNGVVSFSGDLAADAAFSIYDLGGRSVLEGKLQNNQLTHNLTTGIYFVELQQTGIATKMKLIVE